One part of the Arabidopsis thaliana chromosome 1 sequence genome encodes these proteins:
- the CYP59 gene encoding cyclophilin 59 (cyclophilin 59 (CYP59); FUNCTIONS IN: peptidyl-prolyl cis-trans isomerase activity, RNA binding, nucleic acid binding; INVOLVED IN: protein folding; LOCATED IN: nucleus; EXPRESSED IN: 24 plant structures; EXPRESSED DURING: 13 growth stages; CONTAINS InterPro DOMAIN/s: Cyclophilin-like (InterPro:IPR015891), Peptidyl-prolyl cis-trans isomerase, cyclophilin-type (InterPro:IPR002130), RNA recognition motif, RNP-1 (InterPro:IPR000504), Nucleotide-binding, alpha-beta plait (InterPro:IPR012677), Zinc finger, CCHC-type (InterPro:IPR001878); BEST Arabidopsis thaliana protein match is: peptidyl-prolyl cis-trans isomerases;hydrolases;nucleoside-triphosphatases;ATP binding;nucleotide binding;ATPases (TAIR:AT1G53780.2); Has 61647 Blast hits to 39757 proteins in 2942 species: Archae - 163; Bacteria - 9741; Metazoa - 25019; Fungi - 7217; Plants - 5688; Viruses - 226; Other Eukaryotes - 13593 (source: NCBI BLink).): MSVLIVTSLGDIVIDLHSDKCPLTCKNFLKLCKIKYYNGCLFHTVQKDFTAQTGDPTGTGAGGDSIYKFLYGEQARFYKDEIHLDLKHSKTGTVAMASGGENLNASQFYFTLRDDLDYLDGKHTVFGQIAEGFDTLTRINEAYVDPKNRPYKNIRIKHTHILDDPFDDPPQLAEMMPDASPEGKPKEEVKDDVRLEDDWVPMDEELGAQELEEVIREKAAHSSAVVLESIGDIPEAEVKPPDNVLFVCKLNPVTEDEDLHTIFSRFGTVVSADVIRDFKTGDSLCYAFIEFENKESCEQAYFKMDNALIDDRRIHVDFSQSVSKLWSQFRQKDSQKGKGNGCFKCGSTDHIAKDCVGGPSSKFIVKDQNRQHGGGEGYEMVFEGDVHETPKHNSHERERSEKIQRRSPHGNGEGKRQHRDERDDGRRQHDREDARELERKHRERKERESREDEDRRRRRRREESRDKESRRERDEDDHRSHRDYKERRRERDDRHGREARHERRDR, encoded by the exons ATGTCAGTTCTTATTGTGACGAGCCTTGGTGATATAGTAATTGACCTTCACTCGGATAAATGCCCTTTGACTTGCAAGAACTTCCTTAAGCTTTGCAA GATCAAGTACTACAATGGGTGTCTTTTTCACACTGTGCAAAAGGATTTCACAGCACAGACTGGTGATCCAACTGGTACGGGAGCTGGTGGAGATTCAATCTACAA ATTTCTGTACGGTGAGCAGGCTCGTTTTTACAAAGATGAGATTCATCTTGATTTAAAACATTCAAAGACCGGCACTGTTGCAATGGCCAGTGGTGGAGAGAATCTCAATGCTTCCCAG TTCTATTTCACACTTCGTGATGATTTGGACTATCTTGATGGGAAACACACT GTGTTTGGACAGATTGCTGAGGGGTTTGACACTTTGACTAGGATAAATGAAGCTTATGTTGATCCGAAGAACAGACCCTATAAGAACATTAGAATCAAGCACACACATATACTTGATGATCCATTTGATGATCCCCCACAGCTGGCTGAAATGATGCCAGATGCTTCCCCTGAAGGAAAACCGAAAGAAGAGGTCAAAGATGACGTGCGGCTTGAAGATGATTGGGTTCCAATGGATGAAGAACTTGGTGCTCAGGAACTGGAGGAGGTTATCCGCGAAAAGGCAGCCCATTCAAGTGCTGTTGTACTTGAAAGT ATAGGAGATATCCCCGAGGCTGAGGTAAAACCTCCTGACAATGTGCTGTTCGTCTGCAAACTGAATCCAGTGACTGAG GATGAAGACCTCCATACCATTTTTTCACGCTTTGGAACCGTTGTATC GGCTGATGTAATCCGGGATTTCAAGACAGGTGACAGTTTGTGCTATGCTTTTATAG AGTTTGAGAACAAGGAGTCATGCGAACAAGCGTACTTTAAG ATGGACAATGCTCTGATCGATGATAGACGGATACATGTGGATTTCAGTCAGAGTGTGTCCAAACTTTGGTCACAGTTCAGGCAAAAAGACTCCCAAAAGGGCAAAg GGAATGGGTGTTTCAAATGCGGCTCGACGGATCATATTGCCAAGGACTGTGTGGGTGGTCCGTCTTCAAAGTTTATTGTAAAAGATCAAAACAGACAGCACGGAGGAGGTGAAGGCTATGAGATGGTGTTTGAGGGTGATGTGCATGAAACCCCCAAGCATAATAGTCATGAGAGGGAGAGGAGTGAGAAGATTCAGAGGAGAAGTCCTCATGGTAATGGGGAAGGCAAAAGACAGCACAGAGATGAACGTGATGATGGTAGAAGACAGCATGATCGGGAAGACGCACGAGAACTGGAGAGGaaacacagagagagaaaagaaagagagagtagggaagatgaagacagaagaagaagaagacgccGTGAAGAGTCTAGAGATAAAGAGAGtcggagagagagagacgaagatGATCATCGGAGTCATAGAGATTAtaaagagaggagaagagagagagacgataGACATGGAAGAGAAGCTAGACATGAGAGAAGGGATAGATGA
- the SRF6 gene encoding STRUBBELIG-receptor family 6 (STRUBBELIG-receptor family 6 (SRF6); FUNCTIONS IN: protein serine/threonine kinase activity, protein kinase activity, ATP binding; INVOLVED IN: transmembrane receptor protein tyrosine kinase signaling pathway, protein amino acid phosphorylation; LOCATED IN: plasma membrane; EXPRESSED IN: 22 plant structures; EXPRESSED DURING: 13 growth stages; CONTAINS InterPro DOMAIN/s: Protein kinase, ATP binding site (InterPro:IPR017441), Protein kinase, catalytic domain (InterPro:IPR000719), Leucine-rich repeat-containing N-terminal domain, type 2 (InterPro:IPR013210), Leucine-rich repeat (InterPro:IPR001611), Serine/threonine-protein kinase-like domain (InterPro:IPR017442), Protein kinase-like domain (InterPro:IPR011009); BEST Arabidopsis thaliana protein match is: STRUBBELIG-receptor family 7 (TAIR:AT3G14350.1); Has 158289 Blast hits to 119426 proteins in 3465 species: Archae - 133; Bacteria - 16895; Metazoa - 46669; Fungi - 8281; Plants - 68201; Viruses - 301; Other Eukaryotes - 17809 (source: NCBI BLink).) has translation MRENWAVVALFTLCIVGFELRFIHGATDASDTSALNTLFSGMHSPAQLTQWTAAAGDPCGQNWRGVTCSGSRVTQIKLSGLELSGTLGGYMLDKLTSLTELDLSSNNLGGDLPYQFPPNLQRLNLANNQFTGAASYSLSQITPLKYLNLGHNQFKGQIAIDFSKLDSLTTLDFSFNSFTNSLPATFSSLTSLKSLYLQNNQFSGTVDVLAGLPLETLNIANNDFTGWIPSSLKGITLIKDGNSFNTGPAPPPPPGTPPIRGSPSRKSGGRESRSSDESTRNGDSKKSGIGAGAIAGIIISLLVVTALLVAFFLFRRKKSKRSSPMDIEKTDNQPFTLASNDFHENNSIQSSSSVETKKLDTSLSINLRPPPIDRNKSFDDEDSTRKPIAVKKSTVVVPSNVRLYSVADLQIATGSFSVDNLLGEGTFGRVYRAEFDDGKVLAVKKIDSSALPHGMTDDFIEMVSKIANLDHPNVTKLVGYCAEHGQHLVVYEFHKNGSLHDFLHLSEEESKALVWNSRVKIALGTARALEYLHEVCSPSIVDKNIKSANILLDSELNPHLSDSGLASFLPTANELLNQTDEGYSAPEVSMSGQYSLKSDIYSFGVVMLELLTGRKPFDSSTRSRSEQSLVRWATPQLHDIDALAKMVDPALKGLYPVKSLSRFADVIALCVQPEPEFRPPMSEVVQALVVLVQRANMSKRTVGVDPSQRAGSADTTSDYM, from the exons atgagggaGAATTGGGCGGTGGTGGCTCTGTTTACACTATGCATTGTAGGGTTTGAGCTTAGATTCATCCATGGAGCTACTGATGCATCAGACa CTTCAGCATTGAACACATTGTTCAGTGGTATGCATTCTCCAGCTCAGCTAACACAATGGACTGCAGCAGCTGGTGATCCTTGTGGCCAGAATTGGAGAGGCGTCACTTGTTCCGGCTCACGAGTTACTCAAat AAAGTTGTCAGGTCTTGAGCTCTCTGGAACTCTTGGAGGATACATGCTTGATAAATTGACTTCTCTTACCGAGCT TGATCTAAGCAGCAATAATCTTGGAGGTGATTTACCATATCAGTTTCCTCCAAATCTGCAACGATT GAACCTTGCGAATAATCAATTCACTGGAGCTGCTTCGTACTCACTTTCTCAGATTACACCACTTAAGTATCT CAATCTTGGTCACAATCAGTTTAAGGGGCAGATAGCTATCGACTTCTCCAAGCTCGACTCTCTCACAACCTT GGACTTCTCTTTCAATTCTTTCACGAACTCTTTACCGGCAACGTTTTCCTCTCTAACAAGTTTAAAATCACT ATACCTTCAGAACAATCAGTTCTCAGGCACAGTCGATGTCTTAGCCGGTCTTCCTCTTGAGACTCT GAACATTGCGAACAATGACTTCACGGGGTGGATCCCCAGTTCTTTAAAGGGCATCACATTAAT AAAAGATGGCAACTCATTCAATACTGGACCTgcacctccaccaccacctggtACACCTCCTATCCGTGGCTCCCCGAGCCGTAAATCTGGAGGACGTGAAAGCCGGTCTAGTGATGAGTCCACCAGAAATGGAGATTCCAAGAAATCAGGAATCGGAGCGGGGGCAATTGCGGGCATAATCATTTCATTGTTAGTAGTTACAGCTCTTCTTgttgctttcttcttgttcagaagaaaaaaatcaaagaggtCATCACCCATGGACATTGAGAAAACCGATAACCAGCCTTTCACTCTTGCTTCAAACGACTTTCACG AAAACAATTCCATTCAGAGTTCTTCATCAGTTGAGACAAAGAAACTGGACACTTCATTGTCTATTAATCTTCGACCTCCACCAATTGATAGAAACAAAtcatttgatgatgaagattcGACAAGAAAGCCTATTGCTGTCAAGAAATCCACAGTGGTGGTTCCTTCAAATGTGAGACTCTATTCAGTTGCAGATCTCCAAATTGCTACTGGCAGTTTCAGCGTAGATAATCTTCTTGGAGAAGGGACTTTTGGACGAGTATACAGAGCTGAGTTTGATGATGGAAAG GTTCTTGCTGTGAAGAAAATTGATTCGTCTGCTCTCCCACATGGCATGACCGATGATTTCATTGAAATGGTATCGAAAATAGCCAATTTGGATCATCCAAATGTGACCAAGCTTGTTGGTTACTGTGCTGAGCACGGACAACATCTCGTGGTCTATGAATTCCACAAAAATGGATCATTACATGACTTCTTACACTTATCAGAAGAGGAAAGTAAAGCATTGGTGTGGAATTCACGAGTCAAGATCGCTCTTGGGACTGCACGCGCATTGGA GTATCTGCATGAAGTTTGCTCACCGTCTATAGTGGACAAGAATATCAAATCAGCTAATATTTTACTCGATTCAGAGCTGAATCCTCACTTATCAGATTCTGGTCTCGCAAGCTTCCTTCCCACAGCTAATGAG ttattaaaccaaaccgatGAAGGGTATAGCGCACCTGAAGTATCAATGTCAGGCCAATATTCTTTGAAGAGTGACATTTACAGTTTTGGAGTAGTGATGCTTGAACTTTTAACTGGGAGAAAACCATTTGACAG CAGCACAAGGTCAAGATCTGAGCAGTCACTGGTTCGATGGGCGACACCACAACTTCACGACATTGATGCTTTAGCCAAAATGGTTGATCCAGCTCTTAAAGGGCTTTATCCTGTCAAATCCCTTTCTCGATTTGCAGATGTTATCGCTCTCTGTGTCCAG CCGGAGCCGGAGTTTAGACCACCAATGTCTGAAGTTGTGCAGGCTCTAGTTGTGTTAGTGCAGAGAGCTAACATGAGCAAGAGAACTGTCGGAGTTGATCCATCGCAACGTGCTGGTAGTGCCGACACGACCAGTGATTACATGTAA
- the CYP59 gene encoding cyclophilin 59, with protein MSVLIVTSLGDIVIDLHSDKCPLTCKNFLKLCKIKYYNGCLFHTVQKDFTAQTGDPTGTGAGGDSIYKFLYGEQARFYKDEIHLDLKHSKTGTVAMASGGENLNASQFYFTLRDDLDYLDGKHTVFGQIAEGFDTLTRINEAYVDPKNRPYKNIRIKHTHILDDPFDDPPQLAEMMPDASPEGKPKEEVKDDVRLEDDWVPMDEELGAQELEEVIREKAAHSSAVVLESIGDIPEAEVKPPDNVLFVCKLNPVTEDEDLHTIFSRFGTVVSADVIRDFKTGDSLCYAFIEFENKESCEQAYFKMDNALIDDRRIHVDFSQSVSKLWSQFRQKDSQKGKGKSFFFSPPYGISDLL; from the exons ATGTCAGTTCTTATTGTGACGAGCCTTGGTGATATAGTAATTGACCTTCACTCGGATAAATGCCCTTTGACTTGCAAGAACTTCCTTAAGCTTTGCAA GATCAAGTACTACAATGGGTGTCTTTTTCACACTGTGCAAAAGGATTTCACAGCACAGACTGGTGATCCAACTGGTACGGGAGCTGGTGGAGATTCAATCTACAA ATTTCTGTACGGTGAGCAGGCTCGTTTTTACAAAGATGAGATTCATCTTGATTTAAAACATTCAAAGACCGGCACTGTTGCAATGGCCAGTGGTGGAGAGAATCTCAATGCTTCCCAG TTCTATTTCACACTTCGTGATGATTTGGACTATCTTGATGGGAAACACACT GTGTTTGGACAGATTGCTGAGGGGTTTGACACTTTGACTAGGATAAATGAAGCTTATGTTGATCCGAAGAACAGACCCTATAAGAACATTAGAATCAAGCACACACATATACTTGATGATCCATTTGATGATCCCCCACAGCTGGCTGAAATGATGCCAGATGCTTCCCCTGAAGGAAAACCGAAAGAAGAGGTCAAAGATGACGTGCGGCTTGAAGATGATTGGGTTCCAATGGATGAAGAACTTGGTGCTCAGGAACTGGAGGAGGTTATCCGCGAAAAGGCAGCCCATTCAAGTGCTGTTGTACTTGAAAGT ATAGGAGATATCCCCGAGGCTGAGGTAAAACCTCCTGACAATGTGCTGTTCGTCTGCAAACTGAATCCAGTGACTGAG GATGAAGACCTCCATACCATTTTTTCACGCTTTGGAACCGTTGTATC GGCTGATGTAATCCGGGATTTCAAGACAGGTGACAGTTTGTGCTATGCTTTTATAG AGTTTGAGAACAAGGAGTCATGCGAACAAGCGTACTTTAAG ATGGACAATGCTCTGATCGATGATAGACGGATACATGTGGATTTCAGTCAGAGTGTGTCCAAACTTTGGTCACAGTTCAGGCAAAAAGACTCCCAAAAGGGCAAAggtaaatctttttttttttctcctcccTATGGAATAAGTGACCTGCTATAG
- the SRF6 gene encoding STRUBBELIG-receptor family 6 (STRUBBELIG-receptor family 6 (SRF6); FUNCTIONS IN: protein serine/threonine kinase activity, protein kinase activity, ATP binding; INVOLVED IN: transmembrane receptor protein tyrosine kinase signaling pathway, protein amino acid phosphorylation; LOCATED IN: plasma membrane; EXPRESSED IN: 22 plant structures; EXPRESSED DURING: 13 growth stages; CONTAINS InterPro DOMAIN/s: Protein kinase, ATP binding site (InterPro:IPR017441), Serine/threonine-protein kinase domain (InterPro:IPR002290), Leucine-rich repeat-containing N-terminal domain, type 2 (InterPro:IPR013210), Leucine-rich repeat (InterPro:IPR001611), Serine/threonine-protein kinase-like domain (InterPro:IPR017442), Protein kinase-like domain (InterPro:IPR011009), Protein kinase, catalytic domain (InterPro:IPR000719), Leucine-rich repeat, typical subtype (InterPro:IPR003591), Tyrosine-protein kinase, catalytic domain (InterPro:IPR020635); BEST Arabidopsis thaliana protein match is: STRUBBELIG-receptor family 7 (TAIR:AT3G14350.1); Has 158312 Blast hits to 119064 proteins in 3476 species: Archae - 117; Bacteria - 16807; Metazoa - 46536; Fungi - 8480; Plants - 68549; Viruses - 305; Other Eukaryotes - 17518 (source: NCBI BLink).) has protein sequence MRENWAVVALFTLCIVGFELRFIHGATDASDTSALNTLFSGMHSPAQLTQWTAAAGDPCGQNWRGVTCSGSRVTQIKLSGLELSGTLGGYMLDKLTSLTELDLSSNNLGGDLPYQFPPNLQRLNLANNQFTGAASYSLSQITPLKYLNLGHNQFKGQIAIDFSKLDSLTTLDFSFNSFTNSLPATFSSLTSLKSLYLQNNQFSGTVDVLAGLPLETLNIANNDFTGWIPSSLKGITLIKDGNSFNTGPAPPPPPGTPPIRGSPSRKSGGRESRSSDESTRNGDSKKSGIGAGAIAGIIISLLVVTALLVAFFLFRRKKSKRSSPMDIEKTDNQPFTLASNDFHENNSIQSSSSVETKKLDTSLSINLRPPPIDRNKSFDDEDSTRKPIAVKKSTVVVPSNVRLYSVADLQIATGSFSVDNLLGEGTFGRVYRAEFDDGKVLAVKKIDSSALPHGMTDDFIEMVSKIANLDHPNVTKLVGYCAEHGQHLVVYEFHKNGSLHDFLHLSEEESKALVWNSRVKIALGTARALEYLHEVCSPSIVDKNIKSANILLDSELNPHLSDSGLASFLPTANELLNQTDEGYSAPEVSMSGQYSLKSDIYSFGVVMLELLTGRKPFDSTRSRSEQSLVRWATPQLHDIDALAKMVDPALKGLYPVKSLSRFADVIALCVQPEPEFRPPMSEVVQALVVLVQRANMSKRTVGVDPSQRAGSADTTSDYM, from the exons atgagggaGAATTGGGCGGTGGTGGCTCTGTTTACACTATGCATTGTAGGGTTTGAGCTTAGATTCATCCATGGAGCTACTGATGCATCAGACa CTTCAGCATTGAACACATTGTTCAGTGGTATGCATTCTCCAGCTCAGCTAACACAATGGACTGCAGCAGCTGGTGATCCTTGTGGCCAGAATTGGAGAGGCGTCACTTGTTCCGGCTCACGAGTTACTCAAat AAAGTTGTCAGGTCTTGAGCTCTCTGGAACTCTTGGAGGATACATGCTTGATAAATTGACTTCTCTTACCGAGCT TGATCTAAGCAGCAATAATCTTGGAGGTGATTTACCATATCAGTTTCCTCCAAATCTGCAACGATT GAACCTTGCGAATAATCAATTCACTGGAGCTGCTTCGTACTCACTTTCTCAGATTACACCACTTAAGTATCT CAATCTTGGTCACAATCAGTTTAAGGGGCAGATAGCTATCGACTTCTCCAAGCTCGACTCTCTCACAACCTT GGACTTCTCTTTCAATTCTTTCACGAACTCTTTACCGGCAACGTTTTCCTCTCTAACAAGTTTAAAATCACT ATACCTTCAGAACAATCAGTTCTCAGGCACAGTCGATGTCTTAGCCGGTCTTCCTCTTGAGACTCT GAACATTGCGAACAATGACTTCACGGGGTGGATCCCCAGTTCTTTAAAGGGCATCACATTAAT AAAAGATGGCAACTCATTCAATACTGGACCTgcacctccaccaccacctggtACACCTCCTATCCGTGGCTCCCCGAGCCGTAAATCTGGAGGACGTGAAAGCCGGTCTAGTGATGAGTCCACCAGAAATGGAGATTCCAAGAAATCAGGAATCGGAGCGGGGGCAATTGCGGGCATAATCATTTCATTGTTAGTAGTTACAGCTCTTCTTgttgctttcttcttgttcagaagaaaaaaatcaaagaggtCATCACCCATGGACATTGAGAAAACCGATAACCAGCCTTTCACTCTTGCTTCAAACGACTTTCACG AAAACAATTCCATTCAGAGTTCTTCATCAGTTGAGACAAAGAAACTGGACACTTCATTGTCTATTAATCTTCGACCTCCACCAATTGATAGAAACAAAtcatttgatgatgaagattcGACAAGAAAGCCTATTGCTGTCAAGAAATCCACAGTGGTGGTTCCTTCAAATGTGAGACTCTATTCAGTTGCAGATCTCCAAATTGCTACTGGCAGTTTCAGCGTAGATAATCTTCTTGGAGAAGGGACTTTTGGACGAGTATACAGAGCTGAGTTTGATGATGGAAAG GTTCTTGCTGTGAAGAAAATTGATTCGTCTGCTCTCCCACATGGCATGACCGATGATTTCATTGAAATGGTATCGAAAATAGCCAATTTGGATCATCCAAATGTGACCAAGCTTGTTGGTTACTGTGCTGAGCACGGACAACATCTCGTGGTCTATGAATTCCACAAAAATGGATCATTACATGACTTCTTACACTTATCAGAAGAGGAAAGTAAAGCATTGGTGTGGAATTCACGAGTCAAGATCGCTCTTGGGACTGCACGCGCATTGGA GTATCTGCATGAAGTTTGCTCACCGTCTATAGTGGACAAGAATATCAAATCAGCTAATATTTTACTCGATTCAGAGCTGAATCCTCACTTATCAGATTCTGGTCTCGCAAGCTTCCTTCCCACAGCTAATGAG ttattaaaccaaaccgatGAAGGGTATAGCGCACCTGAAGTATCAATGTCAGGCCAATATTCTTTGAAGAGTGACATTTACAGTTTTGGAGTAGTGATGCTTGAACTTTTAACTGGGAGAAAACCATTTGACAG CACAAGGTCAAGATCTGAGCAGTCACTGGTTCGATGGGCGACACCACAACTTCACGACATTGATGCTTTAGCCAAAATGGTTGATCCAGCTCTTAAAGGGCTTTATCCTGTCAAATCCCTTTCTCGATTTGCAGATGTTATCGCTCTCTGTGTCCAG CCGGAGCCGGAGTTTAGACCACCAATGTCTGAAGTTGTGCAGGCTCTAGTTGTGTTAGTGCAGAGAGCTAACATGAGCAAGAGAACTGTCGGAGTTGATCCATCGCAACGTGCTGGTAGTGCCGACACGACCAGTGATTACATGTAA